A window of Haliscomenobacter hydrossis DSM 1100 contains these coding sequences:
- a CDS encoding Gfo/Idh/MocA family protein, translating to MILKEINWGMIGCGNVTEKKSGPAFNKVPHSTLVAVMARDIHKAADYAQRHGVPRWYDSVDALLADPEVNTIYIATPPHVHADYAIRAMRAGKAVYVEKPMALNAAECAAMNQVSTETGMPLFVAYYRRALPNFIQIKALVDAKVIGDIRLVHLRIHNPPQAEEVGENPQPRWRVMPEISGGGHFHDLASHQLDYLEYLLGEIKSTQGLARNQAGLYPADDVVVANFEFASGVLGSGTWCFTVNPEQRIDETQIIGSKGKISFAFFNDSPIRVETAEGVVEYPIPYPENVQQPFIESMVQELCGEGKCPSSGVTGARANALMDQIAV from the coding sequence ATGATTCTGAAAGAAATAAACTGGGGCATGATCGGCTGCGGCAACGTAACCGAGAAAAAAAGTGGCCCCGCCTTCAATAAAGTGCCTCATTCTACCCTGGTTGCCGTTATGGCCCGCGACATCCATAAAGCCGCCGACTACGCCCAACGACACGGTGTACCCCGCTGGTACGACAGTGTGGATGCCCTGCTGGCCGACCCCGAAGTCAACACCATCTACATTGCTACGCCGCCCCATGTACACGCCGATTACGCCATCCGGGCCATGCGCGCGGGCAAGGCCGTATATGTGGAAAAACCGATGGCCCTCAATGCCGCCGAATGTGCCGCGATGAACCAGGTCAGTACGGAAACCGGAATGCCCCTTTTTGTGGCGTATTACCGCCGGGCCTTGCCCAACTTCATCCAAATAAAGGCTTTGGTTGATGCAAAAGTGATTGGTGACATTCGCCTCGTCCACCTGCGCATCCACAACCCACCGCAAGCGGAAGAGGTAGGTGAAAATCCACAACCGCGCTGGCGGGTCATGCCGGAAATTTCCGGTGGCGGGCATTTTCACGACCTGGCTTCACACCAGCTGGATTATTTGGAATACCTGTTGGGGGAGATCAAAAGCACCCAGGGCCTGGCGCGAAACCAGGCGGGTCTGTATCCGGCAGACGATGTTGTGGTGGCCAATTTTGAGTTCGCTTCGGGCGTGCTAGGCTCGGGCACCTGGTGCTTCACCGTCAACCCGGAGCAACGCATTGACGAAACCCAAATCATTGGCTCCAAAGGCAAAATCAGCTTTGCTTTTTTTAATGATTCGCCGATCCGGGTAGAAACGGCGGAGGGTGTAGTGGAATATCCGATTCCTTATCCGGAAAATGTACAACAGCCTTTTATTGAGAGCATGGTGCAGGAATTGTGCGGAGAGGGGAAGTGCCCAAGTAGTGGCGTGACGGGGGCGCGGGCGAATGCGTTAATGGATCAAATTGCGGTTTAA
- a CDS encoding beta-ketoacyl-ACP reductase, translated as MNRLQNKVAIVTGGANGIGKATALRFLQEGATVAIWDINEVSGMALATEWAAQGLSCKFYKVNTADLDAVQQAADAVVQDFGQIDILINNAGITRDSSLKKMSPLQWQQVIDVNLSGVFYCTKAVTPYMSERNYGRIINAASVVALYGNFGQTNYVASKAGVIGMTKVWAREFGRKGITVNAIAPGFIKTEMVETIPAEYLADLESRTPVGRMGLPEDIANAYLFLASDEASFINGVTLSVDGGLIM; from the coding sequence ATGAACAGACTACAAAACAAAGTCGCCATCGTTACCGGAGGCGCCAATGGAATTGGCAAAGCTACCGCCCTGCGCTTTTTACAAGAAGGAGCCACGGTGGCCATTTGGGACATCAATGAGGTCAGTGGCATGGCCCTGGCCACCGAGTGGGCCGCGCAGGGTTTGTCCTGCAAGTTTTACAAAGTGAACACTGCTGACCTGGATGCCGTGCAACAAGCGGCCGATGCCGTGGTGCAGGATTTTGGACAAATCGACATCCTGATCAACAATGCGGGCATCACCAGGGATTCCTCTCTGAAAAAAATGTCGCCCCTGCAATGGCAGCAAGTCATCGACGTCAACCTGAGCGGCGTTTTTTACTGCACCAAAGCGGTGACCCCGTATATGTCCGAACGAAACTATGGCCGCATCATCAACGCGGCGTCGGTTGTGGCACTGTATGGCAATTTTGGTCAAACCAATTATGTTGCTTCCAAAGCTGGCGTGATTGGCATGACCAAGGTTTGGGCCCGTGAGTTTGGCCGCAAAGGCATCACCGTGAACGCCATTGCGCCCGGTTTCATCAAAACGGAAATGGTGGAAACCATCCCGGCGGAATACCTGGCTGACTTGGAAAGTCGTACTCCGGTGGGACGGATGGGTTTGCCCGAGGACATTGCCAATGCGTACTTGTTCCTGGCTTCGGACGAGGCGTCGTTCATCAATGGGGTGACTTTGTCGGTTGACGGCGGTTTGATCATGTAG
- a CDS encoding TonB-dependent receptor — protein MKKAFTLLTLMCAALFTCISLQAQNGTIKGKIKDSESGEALVGANVVIAGTSQGAATDASGMFSITDVTPGEHTLEVTYTGFQNFKKIVTVKAGATTEVDFSMGAAILLGQEVVVSASRKAEKLTNAPATITVINSKSISELPSFNVAELLGRQRGVDYVRAGVLGVGINARGFNSAFNPKNLQLNDNRLTTLIATGLPLGALSTTVKEDIERIEVILGPSSALYGPNAHNGLLNTITKDPRTSQGTTIAVGVGNQNVLSTRFRHASKLSDKFAFKVSAEYLKGTEFDYTDTVYYTNTAFDNKLFGGAGNGTKLIRHAEPELELNRDFSSLRGEAGIYYSPTNKSDIILSYGHSTSNNIGITNAGRNQIKDWQINWFQLRYVSPRFFVQAYQTYSKTEDTYAMNQRTQNYLSFKDAGFTEAEARRRSFGEQWFGISPTVGLALNRNSVFKDNSNRTNAEAQYNNKVAGFDYILGVQYQQDRANSKGTYLLDGGENIEVGQIGGYLQVERKFGEHLKAVAAARFDNHDLYGSNFIPKAALVYYNDASSFRLTYGRGIAAPTILNLEANIFGGVLLGNSKGYTLSDGTKIPELKVETIQTVEVGYKSTLGERLYVDANAYYNTSENFLSPSINIATGGRTVTHRGDQPMSEVVPGTSEAGSALVLTYLNFGKVATYGADVSFNYSVTPALLATLNYSWFGYDLDNSDTANDGNRDGKVNENDLPINTPTHKLGLGLNYSKGKFFSSFFGRFVQAYDFFSGINVAAKTNPTLIYAGSPVYENRQVGRNFNYGPLGGFFNVDLSAGYRFGKLTVAAQAVNLFGSEVREFVASPAISRLLSLEIKVDLPK, from the coding sequence ATGAAGAAAGCCTTTACGCTCTTGACACTAATGTGCGCGGCGCTGTTTACCTGCATCAGCCTGCAAGCGCAAAATGGAACCATCAAAGGTAAAATTAAGGATTCGGAATCTGGCGAAGCCTTGGTTGGTGCCAACGTGGTCATCGCAGGTACCAGCCAGGGCGCTGCTACCGACGCCAGTGGAATGTTCAGCATCACCGATGTTACCCCCGGCGAACACACGCTGGAGGTAACCTACACCGGCTTCCAAAATTTCAAAAAAATTGTCACCGTAAAAGCCGGAGCAACTACCGAAGTCGATTTTTCGATGGGTGCTGCAATACTCCTGGGGCAAGAGGTGGTGGTATCCGCTTCGCGCAAAGCAGAAAAGTTGACCAACGCACCCGCCACCATCACCGTGATCAACTCCAAGTCCATCAGCGAATTGCCCTCTTTCAATGTTGCCGAATTGTTGGGCCGCCAAAGAGGGGTTGACTATGTACGCGCCGGAGTGCTCGGGGTAGGCATCAACGCCCGCGGCTTCAACAGTGCATTTAATCCCAAAAACTTGCAGTTGAACGACAATCGTTTGACTACCCTTATTGCCACGGGGCTTCCGCTAGGTGCTTTGAGTACTACAGTAAAGGAAGACATCGAACGGATCGAAGTCATTCTGGGACCTTCTTCCGCGCTCTATGGACCCAACGCCCACAATGGCTTGTTGAACACCATCACCAAAGATCCGCGTACCTCCCAAGGGACGACCATCGCGGTAGGAGTGGGCAACCAAAACGTACTGAGTACCCGCTTCCGCCACGCCAGCAAACTGAGCGACAAGTTTGCCTTCAAGGTAAGCGCTGAATACCTGAAAGGGACCGAGTTTGACTACACCGACACCGTGTATTACACCAATACCGCATTTGACAACAAGCTGTTCGGTGGAGCAGGCAATGGCACCAAACTGATTCGTCACGCGGAGCCAGAATTGGAGCTGAATCGCGACTTCAGTTCACTCCGGGGAGAAGCGGGTATTTATTATTCGCCTACCAATAAGTCGGACATCATCCTGTCTTATGGTCACAGCACCAGCAACAACATTGGCATTACCAATGCCGGGCGCAACCAGATCAAGGATTGGCAAATCAATTGGTTCCAGCTGCGCTACGTATCGCCGCGCTTCTTCGTACAGGCTTATCAGACCTACTCCAAAACGGAGGATACTTACGCCATGAACCAGCGCACGCAAAACTACCTCTCGTTTAAAGATGCGGGTTTTACCGAGGCAGAAGCACGCCGCCGTTCGTTTGGGGAGCAGTGGTTTGGCATCAGCCCAACGGTTGGACTGGCTTTGAACCGCAACTCGGTGTTCAAAGACAACTCCAACCGCACCAATGCTGAAGCGCAGTACAACAACAAAGTAGCGGGATTTGACTACATCCTGGGGGTACAGTACCAGCAAGACCGCGCCAATTCGAAAGGAACCTATCTGTTGGATGGTGGTGAAAACATCGAAGTTGGTCAAATTGGCGGTTATTTACAGGTAGAACGCAAATTTGGGGAGCACCTCAAGGCAGTTGCTGCGGCCCGCTTTGACAACCACGATTTGTACGGCTCCAACTTTATTCCCAAAGCTGCCTTGGTGTACTACAACGACGCTAGTTCTTTCCGCTTGACCTATGGGCGTGGTATTGCCGCGCCAACCATCCTCAATCTCGAAGCCAACATCTTTGGTGGCGTGCTCCTCGGCAACAGCAAGGGCTACACCCTCTCCGACGGCACCAAAATCCCCGAGTTGAAGGTAGAAACCATTCAAACCGTGGAAGTGGGGTACAAAAGCACCCTGGGTGAACGCCTGTACGTAGATGCGAATGCTTATTACAATACTTCCGAGAATTTCCTCAGCCCATCCATCAATATTGCTACGGGAGGCCGTACCGTTACCCACCGTGGAGATCAACCCATGAGTGAAGTTGTACCGGGCACCTCCGAGGCGGGTTCTGCCCTGGTATTGACTTACCTCAACTTTGGTAAAGTTGCTACTTATGGTGCCGATGTATCCTTTAACTACAGTGTGACTCCGGCTTTATTGGCTACCCTCAATTACTCCTGGTTCGGTTATGATCTGGATAACTCCGACACGGCCAACGACGGCAACCGCGACGGCAAAGTAAACGAAAACGACTTGCCCATCAACACGCCAACCCACAAACTGGGGCTTGGTTTGAACTACTCAAAAGGCAAGTTCTTCAGCAGTTTCTTTGGCCGTTTTGTACAAGCTTATGATTTCTTCTCGGGCATCAACGTGGCTGCAAAAACCAACCCTACGCTTATTTATGCGGGTTCGCCCGTGTATGAAAACCGCCAGGTTGGCCGCAATTTCAACTATGGGCCATTGGGTGGATTTTTCAATGTGGACCTGAGTGCCGGTTATCGCTTTGGCAAACTCACGGTTGCTGCACAAGCCGTCAATTTGTTTGGCTCCGAGG
- a CDS encoding lactonase family protein, whose product MLKSILSSLFVIVAFLLQAQTYYVFVGAYVPNAADQGINVYVLDANTGQLQHKSLCPNQLNPSYLNISPNGKYLYAATEARVPKGGSVSSYVFDSISGKLTFINKQISGGENPVYVSVHKSGQWVVNANYSEASVSAYSVNANGSLNPPSQVLQYTEGSKVVQDRQAIAHTHSCVFSPKYDQVIVPDLGADKLRIFNFDPKAKEPLSPANPDGQASPAGSGPRHFAFHPNQKFAYCIEEMSGTVSAYRYKKGKLSSIQNIPAHPQEITTGFSGADIHASPDGRFLYASNRGNENNIAIYAIHPGKGTLTNVGYQTTFGNHPRNFTLDPTGKFLLVANMLSNSIVVFKRDVQTGLLSKVSMLEGILSPSCLKVRAYQN is encoded by the coding sequence ATGCTGAAATCCATCCTATCCTCCCTTTTTGTTATTGTCGCCTTTTTGCTGCAAGCACAAACTTATTACGTTTTTGTCGGCGCTTATGTGCCCAACGCCGCCGATCAGGGCATCAACGTATACGTTTTGGATGCCAATACCGGACAATTGCAGCACAAAAGCCTTTGCCCCAATCAGCTTAATCCCTCTTACCTCAATATCAGCCCCAATGGCAAATACCTCTACGCCGCTACCGAAGCCCGGGTACCCAAAGGGGGCAGCGTGAGTAGTTATGTTTTTGACAGCATCAGCGGTAAACTCACCTTCATCAACAAACAAATCAGCGGCGGTGAAAACCCCGTTTACGTCAGTGTGCACAAAAGTGGCCAATGGGTGGTCAATGCCAATTACAGCGAAGCCAGTGTATCTGCCTACAGTGTCAACGCCAACGGCAGCCTCAATCCGCCCAGCCAGGTGTTGCAATACACCGAGGGCAGCAAAGTTGTCCAGGATAGACAAGCCATTGCGCATACCCATTCCTGCGTTTTTTCACCCAAATACGACCAGGTAATTGTGCCTGATTTGGGTGCCGACAAACTCCGCATCTTTAATTTTGACCCCAAAGCGAAAGAGCCACTCAGCCCCGCTAATCCGGATGGACAAGCTTCGCCTGCCGGGAGTGGGCCCCGGCATTTTGCTTTTCATCCCAATCAAAAATTTGCGTATTGCATCGAAGAGATGAGCGGAACCGTGAGCGCCTACCGCTACAAAAAAGGCAAGTTGAGTTCGATCCAAAACATTCCTGCTCACCCTCAGGAAATCACTACTGGTTTCAGTGGCGCGGATATCCATGCTTCACCCGATGGGCGTTTTTTGTACGCCTCCAACCGGGGCAATGAAAACAACATTGCCATTTATGCCATCCATCCCGGCAAAGGAACCTTGACCAATGTGGGGTATCAGACCACCTTTGGCAACCACCCCCGCAATTTCACCCTTGATCCTACGGGTAAGTTTCTGTTGGTCGCCAATATGCTGAGCAACAGCATTGTGGTGTTTAAGCGAGATGTACAAACCGGGTTGTTGAGCAAAGTGAGTATGCTTGAAGGGATACTTAGCCCATCTTGTTTGAAGGTGCGGGCGTATCAAAATTGA
- a CDS encoding alpha/beta fold hydrolase yields MNTHCVAFFWTICFIPFLLYSQSQKKSMEDLNYPYAVKKVTLSNQVTIAYADEGAGKETLIFVHGLGSYLPAWKKVIDELRQDYRCIAIDLPGYGKSGKGDWTYDMAFFADCIDGLVKKLKIRKASLVGHSMGGQISMTLALRQPKWLQKMVLLAPAGFETFTEQDRTWFGQYVSAPILKATPTEQIERNFHVNFFGAKMPDDARFMYEDRLFMRETREYDHYCGMIPKCVQGMLQQPVYERLGEITKPTLILYGNDDLLIPNRILHPTLKVATVAQSGQQRIPHSQLVMVPQCGHFVLWDGAKTVAASIRTFFSTK; encoded by the coding sequence ATGAATACGCACTGCGTTGCTTTTTTTTGGACCATCTGTTTCATTCCATTTTTGCTGTACAGTCAATCGCAAAAAAAGAGCATGGAAGACTTGAACTACCCTTATGCGGTCAAAAAAGTTACCTTGAGCAATCAAGTAACCATTGCTTACGCGGATGAAGGTGCGGGCAAAGAAACCCTCATTTTTGTACACGGCCTGGGCAGTTATCTGCCTGCCTGGAAAAAAGTCATCGACGAGTTGCGTCAGGATTACCGCTGCATCGCCATCGATTTACCCGGCTACGGCAAATCTGGAAAAGGAGACTGGACCTACGACATGGCGTTTTTTGCCGATTGCATCGATGGGCTGGTGAAAAAACTGAAAATCCGCAAAGCTAGCCTCGTGGGCCATTCCATGGGCGGACAAATCAGCATGACCCTCGCTTTGCGTCAACCCAAATGGTTACAGAAAATGGTGTTGCTGGCTCCAGCAGGCTTTGAAACGTTTACGGAACAGGACCGTACCTGGTTTGGGCAGTACGTCAGCGCTCCCATTCTTAAGGCAACGCCTACGGAACAGATTGAACGCAATTTTCACGTCAATTTTTTTGGGGCAAAAATGCCGGACGATGCACGGTTTATGTACGAAGATCGCCTTTTTATGCGCGAAACCCGTGAGTACGACCATTATTGCGGCATGATCCCCAAATGTGTGCAAGGCATGCTGCAACAACCCGTATATGAGCGCCTGGGTGAAATCACCAAACCAACGCTTATCTTGTATGGTAACGACGATTTGTTGATCCCCAACCGCATTTTACATCCGACCCTTAAGGTAGCAACAGTAGCGCAAAGTGGCCAGCAGCGCATCCCCCATAGCCAACTGGTGATGGTGCCCCAATGTGGTCATTTTGTGCTGTGGGATGGGGCTAAAACGGTTGCGGCGTCAATTCGAACTTTTTTCAGTACTAAATAA
- a CDS encoding ATP-dependent nuclease codes for MYIKKVRISNYKSFNGTQDVLLSRGINLVVGKNNVGKTAFLETLTFNVNNPHLSDKKDFGLDSSLLEPSQITGRLTIKPEEFKRFIFNTSKKPFFLSISLLSDYQIDSTGIMFSGFASHDTQREMLQLQSIGASPDPNSFYYEVRRETAEKALEKMYEYFSGEFTSSISIGRERLCSFENFHRKPVSESPVKCFGIELRGGSYILTGLYTQAKDVAYEFINKIVEESIYKFDIHRRIGYNVNLAVKSHLLPDCSNLPSMLASFQADTPLFNQYKEAVKKVLPDISEIIIGLEGGEAEIKLWNRPPIPGRIDLAIPLKDSGTGVGQVLAILYIVIASTTPKVLIIDEPNSFLHPSASRRLISILREYSHHQYIISTHSPEIIASNPDNLIFLTLEDGETKVKVLETKQKQNIQYAMQEIGLKLSDVYGFDSILWVEGPTEQVCFPKIISRFYPKLEGNIAIVAVRHTGDFEKKYIDTTYSLYEKISGTGSESFLIPPAVAFVFDREGKSEKEIVDWIRGGKKIHFTEVRLYENYVLDEDAIAFVLNGYSAQYEWNRVYTPEEISDWFEAKKVDPKYWDNDPKYWDKNKKELEEKWKDKIHAAKLLEDLFTELSETRVSYQKTIDSVELTEYLLENKPEAFDSLKQLLDKFLPK; via the coding sequence ATGTATATTAAAAAAGTAAGGATAAGTAATTATAAAAGCTTTAATGGCACTCAAGATGTTCTTCTTTCAAGAGGGATAAATTTAGTTGTTGGAAAGAATAATGTTGGAAAAACGGCTTTCCTTGAAACTCTAACTTTTAATGTTAATAACCCACATTTGAGTGATAAAAAAGATTTTGGCCTTGACTCAAGTTTGCTAGAGCCTTCCCAAATCACTGGAAGGTTAACGATCAAGCCTGAAGAGTTCAAGAGATTTATCTTCAATACATCCAAAAAACCTTTCTTTCTCTCTATCAGTTTGCTCAGTGACTACCAAATTGATTCTACAGGCATTATGTTCTCTGGTTTTGCTTCACACGACACACAAAGGGAGATGCTGCAATTACAATCCATAGGAGCTAGCCCAGATCCAAATTCATTCTACTACGAAGTGAGACGAGAAACTGCAGAAAAAGCCTTAGAAAAAATGTATGAATATTTCAGTGGCGAGTTTACTTCCTCAATTTCTATTGGTCGGGAAAGACTTTGCTCATTTGAAAACTTTCATAGAAAACCAGTCTCAGAATCACCTGTTAAATGTTTTGGGATTGAATTGCGAGGAGGATCTTATATACTTACAGGTCTTTACACACAGGCGAAAGATGTAGCCTATGAATTTATCAATAAAATAGTTGAAGAAAGCATCTATAAATTTGACATACATAGAAGAATTGGATATAATGTTAATTTAGCTGTAAAATCCCATCTCCTTCCTGATTGCAGTAATCTGCCATCTATGCTTGCATCTTTTCAGGCCGATACACCTCTGTTTAATCAATATAAAGAAGCTGTCAAAAAAGTACTTCCAGATATTTCAGAGATAATTATAGGACTTGAAGGGGGAGAGGCTGAAATAAAATTATGGAATAGACCTCCTATACCTGGTCGCATAGATCTAGCAATACCTCTTAAGGATTCGGGAACAGGGGTAGGCCAAGTTCTTGCAATTTTATATATCGTTATTGCTTCAACCACCCCTAAAGTGTTAATCATTGACGAACCTAATAGTTTCCTGCACCCGTCTGCTTCAAGAAGATTAATAAGTATTTTAAGGGAATATTCTCATCATCAGTATATTATATCGACCCATTCACCAGAGATTATAGCGTCTAATCCAGATAATTTAATTTTTTTAACCCTTGAAGACGGAGAAACCAAAGTTAAGGTACTAGAGACCAAGCAAAAGCAAAATATCCAATATGCTATGCAAGAAATTGGCCTTAAACTTTCAGATGTTTATGGTTTTGATAGCATCTTGTGGGTAGAAGGGCCAACAGAACAAGTTTGTTTCCCTAAGATCATTTCAAGATTTTACCCCAAGCTGGAAGGGAATATCGCTATTGTTGCAGTTCGGCATACGGGGGATTTTGAAAAGAAATATATTGATACTACTTACTCACTGTATGAAAAAATTTCAGGTACAGGTAGTGAGTCTTTTTTAATACCACCTGCTGTTGCTTTTGTTTTCGATAGAGAAGGTAAATCCGAAAAAGAAATTGTTGATTGGATAAGAGGGGGTAAAAAAATTCATTTCACTGAAGTTCGGCTTTATGAAAACTATGTTCTTGACGAAGATGCAATTGCATTTGTACTAAATGGGTACAGTGCCCAATATGAATGGAATAGGGTTTATACTCCTGAAGAAATTTCAGACTGGTTTGAAGCCAAAAAAGTTGACCCTAAATACTGGGATAATGACCCTAAATATTGGGATAAAAACAAGAAAGAATTGGAAGAGAAATGGAAAGATAAAATACATGCAGCAAAATTGCTTGAAGATCTGTTTACGGAACTTTCGGAAACTAGAGTGAGTTACCAAAAGACAATTGACTCTGTCGAACTCACAGAATATCTCCTAGAAAATAAACCAGAAGCATTTGATTCCCTGAAACAACTCTTAGATAAATTCTTGCCAAAGTGA